Proteins encoded within one genomic window of Paraglaciecola psychrophila 170:
- a CDS encoding TonB-dependent receptor plug domain-containing protein: protein MRTSKTKLSKSIRFIIAASAAASVVSVSPVFAQEVNDDDNSFEKIAVVGSRAAPRSIADSPVPIDIIGADELSKSGNTDMLEILKGTVPSLNVHSNPISDAASLVRPANLRGLPADSTLILLNGKRRHRSSVIAFLGGGINDGAQGPDISVIPSIAIKQVEVLRDGAAAQYGSDAIAGVMNFVLKDDSDGGTLSVRRGEYYEGDGASTEVSGNIGMPLTQDGFANVSFQYKNADATSRSVQRPDAAAFAVAGLDVANPAQIWGSPEVNDDITIFGNVGLDLGNDKEFYMFGNYSERDVRGGFYYRNPNTRGGVYGGNIRDVEGVATRQPADLDKDVITSEEAAYNAATPTILVGSLEGFDQQLDCPIVEIGSNGLPNQTALDSLTAANCFAFNQSIPGGFTPNFGGNITDTSLTIGTKGEFKDGFADGVLYDLSGTVGRSESQYVIYNTVNASLGPNTPRDFRPGKYIQLEKNFNFDLVKLVDAGLYEDVNVAGGLEWHEESYEIVAGDVASYTAGPLTTQGFGIGSNGFPGFKPNDAGVSTRRNYAAYVDMEAQVTEALLLGGALRFEDYDTFGSTTNYKISAQFHLTDELSIRSSISSGFRAPTVGQANVSNVQTNLDGGVLVDSALLAPTNPISVQLGGTELQPEESDSYTLGGVYQDGDFFMTVDYYHIEVSDRLSQSDKINLTAEDKDALRAIEPNIDSFQQVSFFTNDFDTTTQGIDVVANYSADLLDGSSTFSLAYNWNDTEVTKFSEITGAFKVKRLEEDLPNHRATFTWSQSWEDISMFTRANYYGEYQGVHVDYDATAITASSAVTVDFEVSYMFSDSITISVGAQNVFDQEAERVQQTAGLDAEGLPKNNWGGVYYETSPMGFNGGLYYISANYNF, encoded by the coding sequence ATGAGAACATCAAAAACAAAACTTAGTAAAAGCATTCGCTTCATTATAGCTGCTTCTGCAGCCGCTAGTGTTGTATCTGTATCACCTGTATTTGCTCAAGAAGTAAATGATGATGATAATAGTTTCGAAAAAATAGCCGTAGTCGGGTCCCGTGCAGCACCACGCTCTATTGCTGACTCACCTGTACCTATAGACATCATTGGTGCTGACGAATTATCAAAGTCAGGTAATACTGACATGTTAGAAATTTTAAAAGGTACCGTGCCTTCTTTAAATGTGCATTCGAACCCGATTAGTGATGCTGCTTCCCTGGTTCGCCCTGCAAATTTACGTGGATTGCCCGCCGACAGTACTTTAATTCTGTTGAATGGTAAAAGACGCCATCGTTCATCTGTTATCGCGTTTTTAGGTGGTGGTATTAATGATGGGGCACAGGGTCCTGATATATCTGTTATCCCAAGCATTGCCATAAAACAGGTTGAAGTGTTACGTGACGGTGCTGCTGCGCAGTATGGTTCAGATGCTATTGCTGGCGTAATGAACTTTGTTCTGAAAGATGATTCCGACGGCGGTACGTTATCGGTTCGTCGTGGTGAGTATTATGAAGGTGACGGCGCCTCCACTGAAGTGTCTGGTAATATTGGTATGCCATTGACACAAGACGGATTTGCTAACGTCAGTTTTCAATATAAAAATGCCGACGCTACAAGTAGAAGTGTACAACGTCCAGATGCGGCCGCCTTTGCTGTTGCAGGTTTGGATGTGGCTAATCCAGCCCAAATTTGGGGCTCACCAGAGGTCAATGACGATATCACTATTTTTGGTAACGTTGGTCTAGACTTAGGAAATGATAAAGAGTTTTACATGTTTGGTAACTATTCTGAACGTGATGTGCGTGGTGGATTCTATTATCGGAACCCCAATACGCGAGGTGGCGTTTACGGTGGTAATATTCGTGATGTTGAGGGTGTAGCAACTAGACAACCTGCAGACTTAGATAAAGATGTTATTACTTCTGAAGAAGCTGCATATAATGCAGCCACGCCCACTATATTAGTGGGTTCATTAGAAGGCTTTGATCAACAATTGGATTGTCCTATTGTAGAAATTGGCTCAAATGGTCTACCAAACCAAACTGCTCTTGACTCTCTTACAGCAGCAAATTGTTTCGCTTTTAATCAATCAATTCCTGGAGGTTTCACTCCTAACTTTGGCGGTAATATTACCGATACATCTTTGACAATAGGCACAAAAGGCGAATTCAAAGACGGTTTTGCTGATGGTGTTTTATATGACTTAAGTGGCACAGTGGGACGTAGTGAATCTCAGTATGTTATTTACAATACTGTTAACGCTTCTTTGGGGCCAAATACGCCTCGGGATTTTCGCCCTGGAAAGTATATTCAGCTGGAGAAAAACTTTAACTTTGATTTAGTTAAATTAGTTGATGCTGGTTTATATGAAGACGTTAACGTTGCCGGTGGTTTAGAATGGCATGAGGAATCATATGAAATAGTAGCAGGTGATGTAGCCTCCTATACTGCTGGACCATTGACTACTCAAGGCTTTGGTATTGGCTCAAACGGTTTTCCTGGATTCAAGCCAAATGATGCCGGTGTGTCAACCCGAAGAAACTACGCCGCTTATGTCGATATGGAAGCCCAGGTGACTGAAGCTTTATTATTAGGTGGCGCATTACGTTTTGAAGATTATGATACATTTGGTTCTACCACCAACTATAAAATATCTGCTCAGTTCCATCTGACTGATGAGTTGTCAATACGTAGTTCAATCAGCTCTGGATTCCGTGCTCCTACTGTTGGTCAAGCCAACGTGAGTAACGTGCAAACCAACTTGGATGGTGGTGTGTTAGTGGATTCAGCACTTTTAGCGCCAACTAACCCAATTTCAGTTCAATTAGGTGGTACTGAGTTACAACCTGAAGAATCAGACAGTTATACATTAGGTGGTGTCTATCAAGACGGTGATTTCTTTATGACAGTGGATTACTACCATATTGAAGTGTCAGACCGTCTCAGTCAGTCTGATAAAATCAACTTAACCGCTGAAGATAAAGATGCACTTAGAGCCATCGAGCCGAATATAGATAGTTTCCAACAAGTCAGTTTCTTTACTAATGACTTCGACACTACGACACAAGGTATTGATGTGGTGGCTAACTATAGTGCTGACCTGTTGGATGGTAGCTCTACTTTTAGCCTTGCTTACAACTGGAACGATACAGAAGTCACTAAATTTTCTGAGATCACCGGTGCCTTTAAGGTGAAACGTCTAGAAGAAGACTTGCCTAATCATAGAGCTACTTTTACTTGGTCTCAATCATGGGAAGATATTTCGATGTTTACCCGAGCCAACTACTACGGCGAATATCAAGGTGTACATGTTGACTATGATGCAACTGCTATTACCGCCAGTTCTGCTGTGACTGTTGATTTCGAAGTAAGTTATATGTTCAGTGATTCAATTACAATCAGTGTCGGTGCTCAAAATGTGTTTGATCAAGAAGCGGAAAGAGTCCAACAAACTGCTGGTTTAGATGCTGAAGGATTGCCTAAAAATAATTGGGGCGGTGTCTATTATGAGACGTCACCAATGGGCTTTAATGGTGGTCTGTACTACATAAGTGCAAACTATAACTTTTAA
- a CDS encoding tetratricopeptide repeat-containing sulfotransferase family protein, which translates to MSLSKLQHATDFFKMGDLVQAERLYLEAIISHPECGKAYLGMGVIALEAEQFDKAVSFLTKSCELLPNDAFPLIHLSEAFNGVNSEIDGLTALEYAASHLPNNAMVHYHLGLQYIILGNLAKGEHAFRTVIQLTTDSIASYALLELTRLDSHNEQYLPLLKERLKQKNITSQETTALHYAVGNVLHGIQNYQQAWQHFERANLIQTELCDFKTSELQSFFQDIKIKASEHVLSIGSCSSTNNAFPEIIPIFIIGLPRTGSTLLEYLLTEHQDISSAGEVPYLSREVAAFLFSQTKSHYPYSMSNVSSAQLNAAAQIYLEKMSIHAKGKDYVIDKLPANFQSIGLIYKLFPNAKVLHIKRNLADVALSIYRNSFAQNEPYFCSLNEFKQYHTLYADLMEFWNTQLPSFIHEVSYEQLVVNKDQTIKNIFEFCGLPSQLVESTFPEANKVVKTLSNIQVRRPMNTISINNWYNYADHLSQFIDSEHG; encoded by the coding sequence ATGAGTCTGTCAAAATTACAACATGCTACTGATTTTTTTAAAATGGGTGATTTAGTGCAAGCTGAACGTTTATATTTGGAAGCAATCATCAGTCATCCAGAATGTGGGAAGGCCTATTTAGGTATGGGTGTCATTGCTCTGGAAGCTGAACAATTTGATAAAGCCGTGTCTTTTCTAACCAAAAGTTGTGAGTTGTTACCTAATGACGCGTTTCCCCTCATCCACTTGTCTGAGGCATTTAATGGGGTCAATTCTGAAATCGATGGGTTAACAGCACTAGAGTATGCTGCAAGTCATTTGCCCAACAATGCAATGGTCCATTACCACCTGGGTTTGCAATACATCATTTTGGGGAATTTAGCGAAAGGCGAACATGCTTTTAGAACAGTTATTCAGTTAACAACAGATTCAATCGCATCATATGCACTGCTAGAACTCACTCGCCTTGATAGTCACAACGAGCAATATTTACCTTTACTTAAAGAGCGTTTAAAGCAAAAAAACATAACCTCTCAAGAGACAACCGCTCTTCATTATGCTGTTGGTAATGTATTACATGGAATACAAAACTACCAACAAGCTTGGCAACACTTTGAACGTGCTAATCTAATTCAAACTGAGCTTTGCGATTTTAAAACCTCCGAGTTACAAAGTTTTTTCCAAGACATTAAAATAAAGGCGTCAGAGCATGTTTTATCAATAGGTAGTTGCTCCTCTACAAATAATGCTTTCCCTGAAATTATTCCTATTTTTATTATTGGTTTACCAAGAACTGGCTCGACTTTACTTGAGTATTTACTAACTGAGCATCAGGATATCTCGTCTGCTGGTGAAGTACCTTATCTAAGCCGTGAAGTGGCAGCCTTTTTATTTAGTCAAACGAAATCACATTATCCTTACTCGATGAGTAACGTCTCTAGTGCACAATTAAATGCTGCCGCACAAATATACCTAGAAAAAATGTCTATTCATGCAAAAGGTAAAGATTATGTGATTGATAAGTTACCTGCTAATTTTCAATCAATAGGTTTGATTTACAAATTATTTCCTAATGCTAAAGTACTGCATATTAAGCGTAATTTAGCTGATGTAGCTTTATCTATTTACCGTAATTCCTTTGCTCAGAACGAACCCTATTTTTGTTCGTTAAATGAATTTAAGCAATATCACACTTTGTATGCTGACTTGATGGAATTCTGGAACACTCAATTACCTAGCTTTATACATGAAGTTAGCTACGAACAGCTGGTTGTGAATAAAGACCAGACGATCAAAAATATCTTTGAGTTTTGTGGGTTACCTTCACAATTGGTTGAATCCACGTTCCCAGAGGCCAATAAAGTGGTAAAAACCTTAAGTAATATTCAGGTGAGGCGCCCAATGAATACAATATCCATTAACAACTGGTACAATTATGCAGATCATCTAAGCCAATTTATCGATAGTGAACATGGTTAA
- a CDS encoding VolA/Pla-1 family phospholipase, producing MASQYLPTITTELTTGPDTVFENISASLLSDDLLEQLNAVGLNTCDGFIAAVSDPASPANATATASFSQVGPLCASTIVEGEVKLPYYSSTTNPANDWWRAACTSGATLQSLGTEIVTGLIQAGQVGANNALCQLASGGTLFDLNLTSLGMTDPRNITKFNPIPALRGRQTDDVNTLYNESGTENVRVYFTVPDESVISMISAASGDVVPAQTKPAGGWPVVVFQHGLGETKKNALFIASALAMAGYASVAIDHPLHGDRIITIGEDVFDSVGYTSLILLNTRDNDRQSIADIMAFRLVLNAINDSTGLVDLNTSKVHFMGQSLGAIYGTGAVALANKSLSGDLATFDNMYTFQTATINVPTGGTSAGLLDSAFFGPIIKGQILVASSPEFVEFLTALALQNGIPAAAAIGPAYLDFEQVITAEQAAEINAGFTLVAFAAQTVTDAADPISCGAKLSSTTPTLVQLVVGGGNNDDGSTALTDQVNPVTTSLPLVGGQPLADIMGLPKVSTAGQGSGVVRFISGAHSSFLSPSISAATTTEMQSQAVTFIVTGGENIVVADTSVVENQTNM from the coding sequence GTGGCATCACAGTATTTACCGACCATTACTACCGAATTAACCACAGGCCCTGATACTGTATTCGAAAACATTTCTGCTTCATTACTTTCAGATGATCTGTTAGAGCAATTAAATGCTGTGGGTCTGAATACTTGTGATGGATTTATTGCTGCTGTTTCAGATCCTGCTTCTCCAGCAAACGCTACGGCTACAGCCTCCTTTTCTCAGGTAGGTCCATTGTGTGCCTCAACAATAGTCGAGGGTGAGGTTAAGTTACCTTATTACTCAAGTACAACTAATCCTGCTAACGACTGGTGGAGAGCGGCATGTACTAGTGGAGCCACTTTACAATCCCTTGGCACTGAAATAGTCACAGGGTTAATTCAAGCAGGTCAAGTTGGCGCTAATAACGCACTGTGTCAGTTAGCATCAGGAGGAACCTTATTTGACCTAAATTTAACCAGCTTGGGTATGACAGACCCAAGAAATATCACCAAATTTAATCCCATCCCTGCTTTACGAGGCCGTCAAACAGACGATGTAAACACCTTATATAATGAATCGGGTACCGAAAATGTCCGCGTATATTTTACTGTTCCTGACGAATCAGTGATTTCCATGATATCTGCCGCATCTGGTGATGTTGTACCTGCGCAAACTAAACCAGCTGGAGGCTGGCCAGTAGTGGTGTTTCAACATGGTTTAGGTGAAACGAAAAAGAACGCTTTGTTCATTGCATCGGCTTTAGCTATGGCTGGTTATGCTTCTGTGGCAATTGATCACCCATTACATGGTGATCGAATCATAACAATTGGTGAGGATGTTTTTGACAGTGTCGGCTATACCTCTTTAATCCTATTAAATACTCGAGATAATGATCGTCAAAGTATCGCTGATATTATGGCTTTCAGATTAGTGCTTAATGCTATCAATGATTCAACAGGTTTAGTCGACTTAAATACCTCGAAAGTACATTTTATGGGCCAGAGTTTAGGTGCCATTTATGGAACAGGTGCTGTTGCGTTAGCAAATAAAAGTTTATCAGGAGATTTAGCCACGTTTGATAATATGTATACATTTCAAACTGCCACAATCAATGTGCCAACTGGGGGAACCAGCGCAGGCTTGCTTGATTCAGCTTTTTTTGGTCCAATTATCAAAGGTCAAATTTTAGTGGCATCCTCACCTGAGTTTGTAGAGTTTTTAACGGCCCTTGCATTGCAAAATGGAATACCTGCTGCAGCGGCCATAGGTCCAGCTTACTTAGACTTTGAACAAGTAATTACTGCTGAGCAAGCAGCAGAAATTAATGCTGGTTTCACATTGGTTGCTTTCGCTGCGCAAACGGTTACCGATGCGGCAGATCCTATTAGTTGTGGCGCTAAATTATCGAGTACCACTCCAACATTAGTGCAGTTGGTTGTTGGTGGAGGAAACAATGATGATGGCAGCACTGCGCTGACTGATCAGGTGAATCCAGTTACTACATCGTTACCTTTAGTTGGTGGACAGCCATTAGCCGATATCATGGGCTTACCTAAAGTATCAACAGCAGGCCAAGGAAGTGGCGTTGTCAGATTTATTTCTGGGGCCCATTCGTCATTTTTAAGTCCTAGCATTAGTGCTGCAACCACTACAGAAATGCAAAGCCAAGCGGTAACCTTCATTGTTACTGGTGGTGAGAATATAGTTGTTGCTGATACCTCAGTGGTTGAAAATCAAACTAACATGTGA
- a CDS encoding RNA polymerase sigma factor translates to MIRKSTLEQTYFKCRAQLIRVIGGIVHSDDIEDIVQETFVKSYEAELKQEITYERTYMLTTAKNLALNHVSRASAQKNQSLDNMQSLPSDLTSKSLESQVASKQRFLHFCRATDTLSVEVKRVFLLKKVYGMSQKDIAEYIGLSQSTVEKHVAKGLLQCTLYLQQFVNSDTEQAAGAVKHSETVNK, encoded by the coding sequence ATGATAAGAAAATCGACACTAGAACAGACATATTTCAAATGCCGAGCTCAATTAATAAGAGTGATCGGTGGCATTGTTCACAGTGATGATATTGAGGATATCGTACAAGAAACCTTTGTTAAAAGTTATGAGGCTGAACTAAAGCAAGAAATAACATACGAAAGAACGTATATGCTGACAACCGCTAAAAACTTAGCCCTTAATCATGTTTCAAGAGCCAGTGCCCAAAAAAACCAGTCTCTGGATAATATGCAAAGTTTACCCAGTGATTTAACCAGTAAAAGCTTAGAAAGTCAGGTTGCAAGTAAGCAGCGTTTTTTACACTTTTGCCGAGCCACAGACACACTTTCAGTTGAAGTTAAACGGGTGTTTTTATTAAAAAAGGTGTACGGCATGAGTCAAAAGGATATTGCTGAGTATATTGGGTTAAGCCAGAGTACTGTTGAAAAGCATGTGGCTAAAGGTTTATTACAATGTACATTATATTTGCAGCAATTTGTCAATTCAGACACGGAACAAGCTGCTGGTGCAGTGAAACATAGTGAAACAGTCAACAAATGA
- the sohB gene encoding protease SohB, with translation MDFLYEYGLFIAKAITIVVAILLALGGIIALFSKQKQGKGHLEISSLSDKLESITDFARGELLSKDELKLFHKQQKKTLKAKKKEQKNKDANEPSKGQIFVVDFSGSMDAHEVDYLREEVTAILCVAKPDDEVLVRLESGGGVVHGYGLAASQLQRIKDKNIKLTISVDKVAASGGYMMACVADHVLAAKFAIIGSIGVIAQLPNFNKLLKKSNIEFEQHTAGEFKRTLTMFGENNDQGREKFKAELEDVHHMFKDFVQTQRPALDIDKVATGEYWYGIKAKELGLVDNIQTSDDYILAANQNKKIFTVKYSMKKSLPERLGLAASLSVESLLMKLWSKSETNFR, from the coding sequence TTGGATTTTTTATATGAGTACGGATTATTTATTGCTAAAGCGATAACAATAGTAGTGGCGATTCTTTTGGCGCTTGGCGGTATTATTGCTTTATTTAGTAAGCAAAAACAAGGTAAAGGCCATCTTGAAATTAGCTCCTTATCAGATAAGTTAGAGTCGATAACTGACTTTGCAAGAGGTGAATTACTAAGTAAAGACGAACTTAAATTATTTCACAAACAACAAAAAAAGACCCTGAAAGCCAAGAAAAAAGAACAAAAGAATAAAGATGCGAATGAACCTAGCAAGGGCCAAATCTTTGTTGTTGATTTTTCTGGTTCGATGGACGCCCATGAGGTGGATTATCTGCGGGAAGAAGTCACGGCTATTTTATGTGTAGCTAAACCAGATGACGAAGTGTTAGTGAGACTTGAAAGTGGAGGTGGGGTAGTGCATGGCTATGGTTTGGCCGCGTCTCAGTTACAACGAATTAAAGACAAAAATATCAAACTCACTATTTCGGTAGATAAAGTTGCCGCCAGTGGTGGTTATATGATGGCTTGCGTCGCGGATCATGTGTTGGCAGCAAAGTTTGCCATTATCGGTTCTATTGGTGTGATAGCCCAGTTACCTAACTTCAACAAGTTGCTTAAGAAAAGTAATATAGAGTTTGAACAACACACAGCAGGTGAATTTAAACGCACTTTAACTATGTTTGGCGAAAACAACGATCAAGGCCGAGAGAAATTCAAAGCTGAGCTTGAAGATGTGCATCATATGTTCAAGGACTTTGTGCAAACCCAAAGACCAGCGTTAGATATTGATAAAGTAGCCACCGGTGAATATTGGTATGGTATTAAAGCTAAGGAGCTGGGTTTAGTTGATAATATTCAAACATCTGACGATTACATATTAGCAGCCAATCAAAATAAGAAAATTTTCACTGTTAAATATAGTATGAAAAAAAGTTTACCAGAAAGACTAGGCTTAGCCGCCAGTCTTTCTGTTGAGTCTTTATTGATGAAACTTTGGAGTAAAAGTGAAACCAATTTTCGCTAA
- the glnS gene encoding glutamine--tRNA ligase, which yields MAETDSRPTNFIRQIIDKDINEGLHTKIQTRFPPEPNGYLHIGHAKSICLNFGIAQDYQGQCKLRFDDTNPEKEDIDYVNAIQKDVSWLGFTWDGDVRYSSNYFDQLYIFAVELINKGLAYVDFSSQEQMRELRGTLKESGKNSPYRDTTVSENLALFEKMRDGKFKEGECLLRAKIDMSSSFMCMRDPALYRVRFAHHHQTGDKWCIYPMYDFTHCISDAIEGITHSLCTLEFQDNRRLYDWVLSNISIDTTPHQYEFSRLNLEYTVLSKRKLIQLVEENRVNGWDDPRMPTVAGLRRRGYTSASIREFCKRIGVTKMDNMVEMSMLEACLREELNADASRAMAVLEPLKLVIENYTADDVENLTSPNHPADESMGTRSVPFSKEIFIEADDFREEANKKFKRLVLGKEVRLRNAYVIKAERVEKDEQGNIITVYCSYDKDTLGKDPSDGRKVKGVIHWVSASHGVPAEIRLYDRLFKVPNPAAEEDFLECINEESLVVKQGIVEPSLVSAKHSAPIQFERTGYFCKDKDSQDDKLVFNRAVGLRDTWAKMDQG from the coding sequence ATGGCCGAGACTGACAGTCGTCCGACCAATTTTATTCGTCAAATCATAGATAAAGATATTAACGAAGGTCTTCATACAAAAATCCAGACTCGGTTTCCACCAGAGCCAAATGGTTATCTTCATATTGGCCATGCAAAATCTATTTGTCTTAATTTTGGTATTGCCCAAGATTATCAAGGTCAATGTAAGCTGAGGTTTGACGATACTAACCCTGAAAAAGAGGATATAGATTACGTCAACGCTATTCAAAAAGACGTGTCTTGGTTAGGTTTTACCTGGGATGGCGATGTACGCTATTCGTCTAATTATTTTGATCAATTATATATATTTGCAGTTGAATTAATTAACAAAGGCTTGGCTTACGTAGATTTTTCAAGCCAAGAACAGATGCGTGAGTTACGGGGTACCTTAAAAGAGTCAGGCAAAAATAGTCCCTATAGAGATACCACGGTTAGTGAAAACTTAGCATTATTTGAAAAGATGCGTGATGGTAAGTTTAAAGAAGGTGAGTGTCTTCTTAGGGCTAAAATTGATATGAGTTCATCTTTCATGTGTATGCGGGACCCTGCTTTGTACAGAGTCCGTTTTGCCCATCATCACCAAACGGGTGATAAGTGGTGCATTTATCCAATGTACGATTTTACCCATTGTATTTCTGATGCGATTGAAGGCATTACCCATTCTTTATGTACTCTGGAGTTTCAAGACAATAGACGATTATATGATTGGGTACTCAGCAATATCAGCATTGATACCACACCTCATCAATACGAATTTTCAAGGCTGAATCTTGAATACACGGTATTGAGCAAACGTAAATTAATTCAATTGGTCGAAGAGAATCGAGTGAATGGTTGGGACGACCCACGGATGCCAACCGTTGCAGGTCTACGCAGAAGAGGTTATACATCCGCCTCTATACGCGAGTTTTGTAAACGTATTGGTGTCACCAAAATGGACAATATGGTTGAAATGTCCATGCTTGAAGCTTGTCTAAGAGAAGAATTAAATGCTGATGCGTCCAGAGCGATGGCGGTGCTTGAACCGCTTAAACTGGTCATTGAAAATTATACTGCAGATGATGTCGAAAATTTAACTTCACCCAATCATCCAGCTGACGAATCAATGGGCACCAGAAGTGTGCCTTTCAGCAAAGAAATCTTTATCGAAGCGGATGACTTTAGAGAAGAAGCTAATAAGAAGTTTAAACGCTTAGTATTAGGCAAAGAAGTGCGTTTAAGAAATGCTTATGTAATCAAAGCAGAACGTGTTGAAAAAGACGAACAGGGAAATATCATCACTGTTTATTGCAGCTACGATAAAGATACCTTAGGTAAAGATCCCTCTGATGGACGTAAAGTCAAAGGTGTTATTCATTGGGTATCTGCTTCACATGGTGTGCCAGCCGAAATACGTTTGTATGACAGACTTTTTAAAGTACCCAATCCAGCTGCAGAAGAAGACTTTTTAGAGTGTATTAATGAAGAGTCCTTAGTGGTTAAACAGGGAATAGTAGAACCTAGCCTTGTTAGCGCAAAGCACAGTGCTCCAATCCAGTTTGAAAGAACAGGTTACTTTTGCAAAGATAAAGATAGCCAAGACGATAAGTTAGTTTTCAATCGTGCAGTAGGGCTTAGAGATACTTGGGCGAAAATGGATCAAGGGTAA
- a CDS encoding YciK family oxidoreductase: MHNFTPQKLYLDKKTILITGAGDGIGKQAALHYAKFGATVILLGKTVVKLESVYDEIITNGGNEPAIVPLDLKGATAKHYRDMADTINDQFGCLDGLLHNASVLGHLGPFAQISEQDWQNVFQVNVTSQFLMTQALLPSLKKAPHSSVIFTTSSVGVQGRAYWGPYSISKFATQGMMQVLADEYDNSSIRFNCINPGATKTTMRAKAFPAENADHLKTPEQIMPLYLYLMDNEKSTENGQTIDAQPK, encoded by the coding sequence ATGCATAACTTCACGCCACAGAAACTTTATCTAGATAAAAAAACAATCTTAATCACAGGTGCCGGAGACGGTATTGGAAAACAAGCGGCGCTGCACTATGCAAAATTCGGGGCTACAGTCATTTTGCTGGGTAAAACCGTTGTAAAGCTTGAAAGTGTTTATGATGAAATAATTACCAATGGGGGTAATGAACCCGCTATTGTGCCTTTAGATTTAAAAGGGGCGACCGCAAAACACTATCGGGATATGGCAGATACTATAAATGACCAATTTGGTTGTTTAGATGGCTTATTACATAACGCCAGTGTTTTGGGACATTTAGGACCGTTTGCACAAATTAGTGAGCAAGATTGGCAAAATGTATTTCAAGTGAATGTAACCAGTCAGTTTTTAATGACTCAAGCATTATTACCTAGCTTGAAAAAAGCACCTCACTCTTCCGTTATATTCACCACATCAAGTGTAGGAGTTCAAGGTAGAGCATACTGGGGACCCTACTCCATTTCTAAATTTGCCACCCAAGGCATGATGCAAGTGCTGGCTGATGAATATGATAACAGCAGCATACGTTTTAATTGTATCAATCCTGGGGCCACAAAAACGACTATGCGAGCCAAAGCGTTTCCAGCAGAAAATGCTGACCATTTAAAAACACCTGAACAAATAATGCCGTTGTATTTGTACTTAATGGACAATGAAAAAAGTACAGAGAATGGTCAGACGATTGATGCACAACCCAAATAG
- a CDS encoding FecR family protein yields the protein MNNIQLFSSKKDILQQACEWISRFDRGLNKIEQQAFADWVNISKAHRTSLFDVAQTWDELSVLNELSALFPLRDAQARQNHIFANKKFRGIAASLAFVFVSCLAWLVNTQMMSSSTDPSLLVLNAETAVGEQRLVSLADGSVIHLNTDSLVLVDFSDIRRNVHLLRGEAHFDVAHDENRPFIVKAADNTVTAVGTSFNVQLTNAHQLELLVTDGKVLVKDKPDNNSIAESANPLEGFGELMIEGQKALISQQSIQQLEMSNEQIQNELAWQQGMLVFHGEPLSEALQEISRYTSIKFTLADDQVKQRRIAGYFKAGDIQGLLFALENNFNIVYLKLDEQSIVLSSG from the coding sequence ATGAATAACATTCAATTATTTAGTAGTAAGAAAGACATTCTCCAGCAAGCATGTGAATGGATTAGTCGTTTTGATCGAGGCTTAAACAAAATCGAACAGCAGGCTTTTGCTGATTGGGTAAACATCAGCAAAGCACATAGAACAAGTCTCTTTGATGTCGCTCAAACATGGGACGAGTTAAGTGTATTAAACGAACTAAGTGCTTTATTTCCATTACGAGATGCTCAGGCACGTCAAAACCATATATTTGCTAACAAGAAGTTTCGTGGCATAGCTGCAAGCTTGGCCTTCGTATTTGTGAGCTGTTTAGCATGGTTAGTTAATACCCAAATGATGTCTTCCAGCACAGACCCATCATTGTTAGTGCTTAACGCTGAAACAGCTGTAGGTGAGCAACGCCTAGTCTCTTTAGCAGACGGCTCTGTTATCCATTTAAATACTGATAGTTTAGTTTTAGTAGATTTTTCTGATATTCGTAGAAATGTTCATTTACTTCGAGGTGAAGCACACTTTGATGTTGCTCATGACGAAAACAGGCCTTTCATTGTTAAAGCTGCTGACAATACAGTGACCGCAGTAGGCACATCTTTTAATGTGCAATTAACCAATGCCCATCAATTAGAATTGTTAGTTACAGATGGCAAAGTATTAGTCAAAGATAAGCCAGATAACAATTCTATTGCTGAATCAGCAAATCCGCTCGAGGGTTTTGGGGAACTAATGATTGAGGGCCAGAAAGCGCTTATTAGTCAGCAATCCATTCAACAATTGGAAATGTCCAATGAGCAAATTCAAAATGAATTAGCTTGGCAACAAGGTATGTTAGTATTTCATGGAGAACCTTTATCAGAAGCGTTGCAGGAGATAAGTCGTTACACATCAATTAAGTTTACTTTAGCTGATGACCAAGTGAAACAAAGGCGGATAGCAGGCTATTTTAAAGCGGGGGATATACAAGGGTTATTATTTGCACTTGAAAACAACTTTAATATTGTTTACTTAAAACTAGATGAGCAATCGATAGTATTGTCATCCGGTTAA